In a single window of the Papaver somniferum cultivar HN1 chromosome 8, ASM357369v1, whole genome shotgun sequence genome:
- the LOC113301373 gene encoding mechanosensitive ion channel protein 10-like has translation MQNTQKGKPIADQVVLQMEQQKTPRYTAETDVCSHPNSPSTQQTPRTLRRLNFSKPKSRFAEVNYPHPTKSPMYRETEGIDSANNSSSDDDDENEIWHREHEEERDHFRKNNKRCGWKIIAEWILFVVITTALVCSLTVKSLKDQTKWGLETWKWCLMIMVIFSGRLFSGWVIAIIVFFIEKNFMLREKVLYFVYGLSKSFQNCIWLALVLLSWSLMFSPDVQKNNEIFKKVFRALIAVLVGATIWLIKTVLVKILASSFHVATFFDRMKESVFYHYILDSLSGPARGEIDQTVPAKRKIFGPSRSMPTNLKDGEKVPGGIGGSRKIDIERLRKLSRQSTASAWSVRRLVNYVMYSGLSTISRTVDNFETSEITSEWEARVTAQRVFKHVAKPDAKYILEEDLLRFLRREDIRTILPFFDGAVETGQIKKSAFRNWVVQAYIERRALAHSLNDTKTAVEQLHKLASALVSVLIAVVIVLVMGLATSKVILVITSQLLLVGFMFQNTCKTIFESVVFVFVMHPFDVGDRCKIDGVMMIVEEMNILTTVFLKIDMEKVYYPNSVLSTKPISNYYRSPDMLDYVDFMINSSTSSEKINLLKKDIQTFIENKPKHWAPKHALLVKEISTLNKLDMSLLVTHTQNHQNFLERNLRRAELILELKKIFETLGIKYQLLPQQVHLTHVSTANGGAPTQL, from the exons ATGCAGAATACGCAGAAGGGGAAACCCATTGCAGATCAAGTTGTTCTTCAAATGGAGCAACAAAAAACTCCAAGATATACAGCTGAAACTGATGTTTGCAGTCATCCAAATTCTCCATCCACACAGCAAACACCTAGAACTCTTAGAAGATTGAATTTCTCAAAACCCAAATCAAGATTTGCCGAAGTGAATTATCCTCACCCAACAAAATCACCAATGTATCGTGAAACCGAAGGTATAGACAGTGCCAACAATTCGTCATCAGATGATGACGACGAAAACGAAATATGGCACCGAGAACACGAAGAAGAAAGAGATCATTTTAGGAAAAATAACAAGAGATGTGGTTGGAAAATTATAGCGGAATGGATACTTTTTGTTGTTATTACAACTGCTTTAGTATGTAGTCTTACAGTTAAATCATTGAAGGACCAAACAAAATGGGGTTTAGAAACTTGGAAATGGTGTTTAATGATCATGGTAATTTTTTCGGGAAGATTATTTTCCGGTTGGGTTATCGCGATTATAGTTTTTTTCATTGAGAAAAATTTTATGTTGAGAGAAAAAGTTCTTTATTTTGTTTACGGTTTAAGCAAAAGTTTTCAAAATTGCATTTGGTTGGCGCTAGTTTTATTGTCTTGGTCATTAATGTTTAGCCCTGATGTCCAAAAGAACAATGAGATTTTTAAGAAAGTGTTTAGGGCTTTAATTGCGGTACTTGTTGGTGCTACAATCTGGTTGATCAAGACTGTTCTAGTGAAAATCTTGGCTTCCTCGTTTCACGTGGCAACTTTTTTTGATAGAATGAAAGAAAGTGTTTTCTACCATTACATTTTGGATTCTTTATCTGGTCCTGCACGAGGTGAGATTGATCAGACAGTGCCGGCCAAGCGTAAGATTTTCGGACCCTCAAG GTCGATGCCAACAAATTTGAAAGATGGGGAAAAGGTGCCTGGAGGAATAGGTGGTTCAAGGAAGATAGACATTGAGAGGCTGAGGAAGCTAAGTAGGCAAAGTACTGCTTCAGCTTGGAGCGTCCGAAGGCTGGTGAACTACGTCATGTATTCTGGTCTGTCCACAATCTCAAGGACAGTCGATAATTTTGAGACTTCAGAAATCACAAGCGAATGGGAAGCAAGAGTCACAGCCCAAAGGGTTTTCAAGCACGTCGCCAAGCCTGATGCCAA GTACATACTCGAGGAGGATCTGCTTAGGTTCTTAAGAAGAGAAGATATCCGCACGATATTGCCTTTCTTTGATGGAGCTGTTGAAACTGGGCAAATCAAAAAATCTGCTTTTCGGAATTGGGtg GTACAGGCTTACATTGAGAGAAGGGCTCTAGCTCATTCCTTGAATGACACGAAAACAGCGGTTGAGCAGCTTCACAAGTTAGCTAGTGCACTTGTGTCGGTTCTTATTGCCGTGGTCATAGTCCTTGTGATGGGGCTTGCGACATCCAAAGTCATCCTCGTGATCACATCTCAGCTACTACTTGTGGGTTTCATGTTCCAGAATACGTGCAAGACAATCTTTGAGTCTGTCGTCTTCGTCTTTGTAATGCATCCATTCGATGTAGGTGACCGGTGCAAAATCGATGGTGTCATG ATGATAGTTGAggagatgaatatcttgacaacaGTGTTCCTCAAAATTGATATGGAAAAGGTCTACTATCCGAATTCTGTTTTAAGCACAAAACCGATCAGCAATTACTATAGAAGTCCCGATATGCTTGACTATGTTGATTTCATGATAAACTCCTCCACATCTTCGGAAAAGATCAATCTTCTTAAAAAGGACATACAAAC ATTTATAGAGAACAAACCAAAGCATTGGGCCCCTAAACACGCATTGCTGGTGAAAGAAATTTCGACTTTGAACAAGTTGGATATGAGTCTCCTTGTGACACACACACAAAACCATCAAAATTTCTTAGAGAGAAACTTACGCCGGGCTGAACTCATTCTTGAACTGAAGAAAATCTTTGAAACCTTAGGAATCAAGTATCAGCTTCTTCCACAGCAAGTTCATCTCACTCATGTTTCCACGGCTAATGGAGGGGCACCAACACAACTTTGA